The following proteins are encoded in a genomic region of Streptococcus cristatus AS 1.3089:
- a CDS encoding DnaD domain protein, with amino-acid sequence MKPNDHFSFLSNNQVSQDMSGLARYYLPIVGKDAVALYLYLVSFWDNGAQQRLFSHILNHLDFGMEVLERSLERLSAIGLLELFQTETGFSIRLYPTLSAEDFFAHHVYSSLLEKKIGQAAVDKLRPENPAGQKISPSFSQIYGMDDVSPTRTSRQNDFDLTHFKQRMAQDGLRFADEKTDLLDLFAIAEQKKWTWYETYVLARDTAVSHVISTKRMQQKIQQKPVSGDFSPQEQSIIREAKSKQPLLFLAEIKKTRQAAITRSERKLIQDLAEMGLLDEVINIILLLTFNKVDSANLNEKYALKVANDFSYQKVTSAEEAVLKIRERNQQTNSRPAQVSPASAKSNVPNWSQPDYKNETSLEKQAELEEQKRRLLARLEEGGD; translated from the coding sequence ATGAAACCAAATGATCATTTTTCTTTCTTGTCTAATAACCAGGTCAGTCAAGATATGAGCGGGCTGGCCCGTTATTATCTACCCATTGTGGGTAAGGATGCAGTGGCACTTTATCTTTATCTGGTTTCTTTTTGGGATAATGGAGCTCAGCAGCGACTTTTCAGTCATATTTTAAATCATCTTGATTTTGGTATGGAAGTGTTGGAGAGAAGTTTGGAGCGCCTATCAGCTATTGGGTTGCTAGAGCTTTTCCAGACTGAGACGGGGTTTTCCATCCGACTCTATCCAACCTTGTCTGCTGAGGACTTCTTTGCTCATCATGTGTACAGTAGTCTTTTGGAGAAAAAGATTGGTCAGGCGGCGGTAGATAAGCTACGACCGGAAAATCCAGCTGGGCAAAAGATCAGTCCTTCTTTTAGCCAGATTTATGGCATGGATGACGTCAGTCCGACGAGAACTAGTCGCCAAAATGATTTTGATTTGACGCATTTTAAACAGAGAATGGCCCAGGATGGCTTGCGTTTTGCAGATGAAAAAACGGACCTCTTGGACTTGTTTGCCATTGCGGAGCAGAAGAAATGGACTTGGTATGAGACTTATGTCTTAGCGCGTGATACGGCTGTGTCGCATGTGATTTCAACGAAAAGGATGCAGCAAAAAATTCAGCAAAAGCCAGTTTCGGGAGACTTTTCTCCGCAAGAGCAGTCTATTATTCGTGAGGCCAAAAGCAAGCAGCCCTTGCTCTTTTTGGCCGAAATCAAGAAAACCCGCCAAGCGGCCATTACGCGTAGTGAACGGAAGCTGATTCAGGATTTGGCAGAGATGGGACTTTTGGATGAAGTTATCAATATCATCCTGCTCTTGACTTTTAATAAGGTGGATTCGGCCAATCTCAATGAGAAGTATGCCCTCAAGGTGGCCAATGACTTTTCTTATCAAAAGGTGACCTCGGCTGAAGAGGCGGTCCTGAAAATCCGCGAGCGCAACCAGCAGACGAATAGTCGTCCTGCGCAAGTCAGCCCAGCTTCTGCTAAAAGCAATGTGCCGAATTGGAGTCAGCCAGATTACAAAAATGAAACTAGCTTAGAAAAACAAGCGGAACTAGAGGAACAAAAAAGAAGACTTTTAGCAAGACTGGAAGAGGGAGGCGATTAA
- the nrdR gene encoding transcriptional regulator NrdR: MRCPKCGGSKSSVVDSRQAEDGNTIRRRRECEECQHRFTTYERVEERTLVVVKKDGTREQFSRDKIFNGIIRSAQKRPVSSDEIEELVNRIEQKLRSQSENEIASEYIGSLVMDELAELDEITYVRFASVYRSFKDVGELESLLKQITKGSKKKKEK, from the coding sequence ATGCGTTGTCCCAAATGTGGCGGAAGCAAATCAAGTGTGGTTGACAGCCGGCAGGCAGAAGATGGAAATACAATCCGTCGTCGCCGTGAATGCGAGGAATGCCAGCATCGTTTTACAACTTATGAGCGCGTGGAAGAAAGAACCCTAGTCGTTGTCAAAAAAGATGGAACGCGTGAGCAATTTTCTCGGGATAAGATCTTTAACGGAATCATCCGCTCCGCCCAGAAGCGTCCGGTATCAAGTGATGAGATTGAAGAATTGGTCAATCGGATTGAGCAAAAGCTCCGCAGTCAGAGTGAAAATGAGATTGCTAGCGAATATATTGGCTCTCTGGTTATGGATGAGCTGGCCGAACTGGATGAAATTACCTATGTCCGTTTTGCCAGTGTTTATCGGAGTTTCAAAGATGTTGGCGAGCTGGAAAGCCTTTTGAAGCAGATTACCAAGGGTTCTAAGAAGAAAAAGGAAAAATAA
- a CDS encoding alanine/glycine:cation symporter family protein encodes MLKLLNQIDSLVWGPPLLILLVGTGIYLTLRLRLLQISRLSRAFRLIFVSGEDHHGDVSSFAALCTALAATVGTGNIIGVATAIKVGGPGALFWMWLAAFFGMATKYAEGLLAIKYRSKDAHGAVAGGPMHYILLGMGEKWRPLAIFFAVAGVLVALLGIGTFTQVNSITEAMHNTIQLPSAMTAFILAILVALVIFSGIQSIARVSTKVVPFMAAIYILGTITILLLNFDRLGATLQLVFTSAFSQTAAVGGFAGASMRMAIQNGVARGVFSNESGLGSAPIAAAAAKTKEPVEQGLISMTGTFIDTLIICSLTGLTILVTGVWNSDLNGVRLTQAAFSTVFSSFGPVLLTIFLVLFAFTTILGWNYYGERCFEFLFGVKYIRLYRIIFVAMVLLGGFIELEAVWVIADIVNALMALPNLIALLVLSPVIIAETKKYFDKKG; translated from the coding sequence ATGTTGAAGTTGCTGAATCAAATTGATTCTTTGGTCTGGGGGCCTCCCCTTTTGATTTTATTGGTTGGAACGGGAATTTATCTGACTCTTCGTCTGAGGTTGCTACAGATTTCGCGTCTTTCTCGAGCCTTTCGCTTAATTTTTGTATCCGGAGAGGATCACCATGGAGACGTGTCAAGCTTTGCTGCTCTTTGTACAGCATTGGCAGCCACGGTTGGAACGGGGAATATTATCGGTGTTGCGACGGCCATAAAAGTTGGTGGACCGGGTGCCTTGTTTTGGATGTGGTTAGCTGCTTTCTTTGGAATGGCAACCAAGTATGCCGAAGGTTTATTAGCGATTAAGTATCGTTCCAAGGATGCCCACGGAGCAGTTGCTGGTGGCCCCATGCACTATATTCTGTTGGGAATGGGAGAAAAATGGCGTCCGCTAGCCATCTTCTTTGCTGTTGCGGGTGTCTTGGTAGCTCTTTTAGGTATTGGAACCTTTACGCAGGTCAACTCCATCACAGAAGCCATGCATAATACTATTCAGCTACCTTCAGCTATGACAGCCTTTATCTTGGCTATTTTGGTGGCTTTGGTTATTTTCAGCGGCATTCAGTCCATTGCGCGAGTGTCGACCAAGGTTGTGCCTTTTATGGCAGCTATTTATATCTTGGGAACCATAACCATTTTGCTTCTTAACTTTGATCGGCTTGGGGCAACTTTGCAGCTGGTCTTCACTTCTGCCTTTAGTCAAACAGCAGCGGTGGGCGGCTTTGCTGGTGCAAGCATGCGGATGGCCATTCAAAATGGGGTAGCTCGTGGCGTCTTTTCAAATGAATCGGGCCTAGGATCAGCTCCTATTGCGGCAGCGGCAGCTAAGACTAAGGAACCTGTCGAGCAAGGCTTGATTTCGATGACGGGAACCTTTATTGATACCCTCATTATTTGTAGCTTAACTGGTCTGACAATCTTAGTCACTGGCGTTTGGAATAGTGATTTGAACGGCGTTAGATTGACACAAGCGGCATTTTCTACAGTATTCTCTAGTTTCGGTCCTGTTCTTCTCACTATTTTTCTGGTTCTTTTCGCCTTTACCACGATTTTAGGCTGGAACTACTACGGTGAGCGTTGTTTTGAGTTCCTGTTTGGTGTCAAATATATTCGCTTGTACCGAATCATCTTTGTCGCTATGGTGCTCTTAGGAGGCTTTATCGAGTTAGAAGCAGTTTGGGTTATTGCCGATATTGTCAATGCCTTGATGGCCTTGCCAAATCTGATTGCTCTTTTGGTCTTATCTCCTGTTATTATTGCTGAGACCAAAAAGTATTTTGACAAAAAGGGCTGA